One Cotesia glomerata isolate CgM1 linkage group LG8, MPM_Cglom_v2.3, whole genome shotgun sequence genomic window carries:
- the LOC123270768 gene encoding uncharacterized protein LOC123270768, giving the protein MSSSHLTDDNLLLSSNIQSQLPRIRNNRCNLRQYRTMTIETQKIHKAKLAKFSNELKISKIDDSNVANFLKTIQDKSRSDKKLSKSYVNAIYSTLKLLNPSLTKTASEMDFPRKNRKFSSDEYLDTISGVKKVVEQMTQFTESFKNIEIQKVESRRKIDTMIAITMTALTNLRTTELLQLELKHLYQIAHGIPITLKLSYNKEQIIDVLLTDILTNQTFKNIINMVLSRELWCKNNFNSESQIKQSCIKLISCKNDTINKTFSELYVQINNKKPKLTLGLKSVRSHNSARIVYQRIHVTIDSDDETIFESNINNFIKENRTPHQA; this is encoded by the coding sequence atgtcTAGCTCACATTTAACAGATGAcaatttgttattatcatCAAACATTCAATCGCAATTACCCAGAATACGCAATAACCGTTGTAATTTGCGTCAGTATAGAACGATGACGATAGAAACACAAAAAATACACAAGGCAAAATtagcaaaattttcaaatgaattGAAGATTTCAAAAATAGATGATTCTAATGTTGcaaattttctgaaaacaaTTCAAGACAAAAGTCGTTccgataaaaaattgtcaaaaagttACGTTAATGCAATATACTCGACACTTAAACTGTTGAATCCCTCTCTTACAAAAACTGCAAGCGAAATGGACTTTCCTcggaaaaatcgaaaattttcttctgaCGAGTACTTGGATACTATTTCAGGTGTTAAAAAAGTAGTTGAACAAATGACGCAATTTACTGAATCGTTTAAAAATATCGAAATACAGAAAGTAGAATCACGACGAAAAATCGATACGATGATAGCTATAACAATGACTGCTTTAACTAACTTACGTACAACCGAATTATTGCAATTAGAACTAAAACATTTGTATCAAATTGCTCACGGAATTCctattactttaaaattatcttataatAAAGAACAAATAATTGACGTCTTGTTAACAGATATATTGACCAatcaaacatttaaaaatattattaacatgGTTCTAAGTCGTGAATTATGGTGTAAGAATAACTTCAATAGTGAGAgtcaaattaaacaatcgtGTATAAAACTCATTTCTTGTAAAAAtgatacaattaataaaacattctCTGAATTATACGTgcagattaataataaaaagccGAAATTAACGTTAGGACTGAAAAGTGTCCGTTCTCATAATTCAGCACGGATAGTATATCAACGAATACATGTAACGATAGATTCAGATGACGAAactatttttgaatcaaacatcaataattttatcaaagaaAACAGAACGCCTCATCAAGCGTAA
- the LOC123270101 gene encoding uncharacterized protein LOC123270101 produces the protein MAEILDIQKPIFFDESVSHYEVYAHLPYTSSTLNNSDEIRISIQHQDLCILPSKSSLHICGRFVKEDNTAVTESMELVNMAICHMFEEIRYELNAVEIDRCKNVGITSLMKNYVLQSPGRGNIMENAGWLTQAANKLTDADGYFDISIPLSFIFRFAEDYNRIIINAKHELILIRSNVDTNAYIHKPATAQAVAERVKIVLNKVVWNVPYITMSDQQKIQALNFITNDPAISMSFRTWQLYEYPMLPRTTKHVWPIKTSTQLEKPRYVILGFQTARKNVVTKDASKFDHCNIRDVKLFLNSQSYPYGNLNLNIARNQFALIYDMHTNFQVSYYNKDPEPLLSKAKFLTRRSTL, from the coding sequence ATGGCTGAAATCTTAGATATTCAAAAACCAATCTTCTTTGATGAATCAGTTTCTCACTATGAAGTTTACGCACATTTACCGTATACTTCATCGACATTAAATAATAGTGATGAAATTAGAATCAGCATTCAACATCAAGATCTGTGTATTTTACCAAGCAAAAGTTCATTACACATCTGTGGGAGATTTGTTAAAGAAGATAACACAGCTGTAACAGAATCTATGGAATTAGTCAACATGGCTATTTGTCATATGTTTGAGGAGATACGCTATGAACTGAATGCTGTAGAGATTGATAGATGTAAAAATGTTGGTATTACAAgccttatgaaaaattatgtatTGCAGAGTCCAGGACGGGGAAATATTATGGAGAACGCGGGTTGGCTAACACAAGCAGCTAATAAATTAACCGATGCTGATGGTTATTTTGATATATCTATACCGCTAAGTTTCATATTTAGATTCGCTGAAGATTACAatcgtattattattaatgctaAACATGAATTGATACTCATAAGATCAAATGTTGACACGAACGCATACATTCATAAACCAGCTACTGCACAAGCCGTTGCTGAAAGAGTGAAGATTGTTCTCAATAAAGTGGTGTGGAATGTTCCATACATTACAATGTCTGATCAGCAAAAAATTCAAGCGCTAAATTTCATCACTAACGATCCAGCGATTTCAATGAGTTTTCGAACATGGCAATTGTATGAGTATCCGATGCTACCAAGGACCACGAAGCATGTCTGGCCAATCAAAACTTCTACacagcttgaaaaaccacgatATGTAATTTTAGGATTCCAAACTGCACGGAAAAATGTTGTAACGAAAGATGCTAGCAAATTCGATCATTGTAATATTAGAGATGTGAAACTATTTCTGAATTCTCAAAGTTACCCATATGGAAATTTAAATCTTAACATTGCTAGAAATCAGTTTGCTTTAATATATGATATGCATACTAATTTTCAAGTTTCATACTATAATAAAGATCCGGAACCATTATTATCAAAAGCTAAATTTCTGACGCGCCGCTCTACATTATAG